A window of Rhododendron vialii isolate Sample 1 chromosome 11a, ASM3025357v1 contains these coding sequences:
- the LOC131306676 gene encoding uncharacterized protein LOC131306676 isoform X2 — protein sequence MMYSFIHCGHAAASNECDLMPPMHGFSCYKPVLGIEHKDMNYLIEFPTWWSFRFQNAAALDLRFVESEVCLGRLMLQPWWEYPSLLQPKHRSEPHLFHQFILTLLRCLEY from the exons ATGATGTACTCTTTTATTCACTGTGGGCATGCAGCAGCTTCAAATGAGTGTGATTTAATGCCGCCCATGCATGGATTCTCATGCTATAAACCT GTACTTGGGATTGAACACAAGGACATGAACTATTTGATAGAATTCCCCA CTTGGTggtcattcagatttcagaatGCTGCTGCCCTGGATCTTAGATTCGTGGAATCAGAAGTTTGCCTTG GGCGACTGATGTTGCAGCCATGGTGGGAATACCCTTCTCTTCTACAACCAAAACACAGATCTGAGCCTCACCTTTTCCATCAATTTATCCTCACACTTCTTCGGTGCCTGGAATACTGA
- the LOC131306676 gene encoding uncharacterized protein LOC131306676 isoform X3 translates to MAGHPEAHGDRLSLSLSVQVLGIEHKDMNYLIEFPTWWSFRFQNAAALDLRFVESEVCLGRLMLQPWWEYPSLLQPKHRSEPHLFHQFILTLLRCLEY, encoded by the exons ATGGCGGGGCACCCGGAGGCCCACGGAgatagactctctctctctctctctgttcag GTACTTGGGATTGAACACAAGGACATGAACTATTTGATAGAATTCCCCA CTTGGTggtcattcagatttcagaatGCTGCTGCCCTGGATCTTAGATTCGTGGAATCAGAAGTTTGCCTTG GGCGACTGATGTTGCAGCCATGGTGGGAATACCCTTCTCTTCTACAACCAAAACACAGATCTGAGCCTCACCTTTTCCATCAATTTATCCTCACACTTCTTCGGTGCCTGGAATACTGA
- the LOC131306676 gene encoding uncharacterized protein LOC131306676 isoform X1: protein MRDGYIDREMDIFMDLNSKNEAQLERSVFLRVVAPSVLGIEHKDMNYLIEFPTWWSFRFQNAAALDLRFVESEVCLGRLMLQPWWEYPSLLQPKHRSEPHLFHQFILTLLRCLEY from the exons ATGAGAGATGGATATATAGATAGAGAGATGGATATATTCATGGATTTGAACTCAAAGAATGAGGCTCAATTGGAGAGAAGTGTGTTTCTAAGGGTGGTTGCTCCTTCG GTACTTGGGATTGAACACAAGGACATGAACTATTTGATAGAATTCCCCA CTTGGTggtcattcagatttcagaatGCTGCTGCCCTGGATCTTAGATTCGTGGAATCAGAAGTTTGCCTTG GGCGACTGATGTTGCAGCCATGGTGGGAATACCCTTCTCTTCTACAACCAAAACACAGATCTGAGCCTCACCTTTTCCATCAATTTATCCTCACACTTCTTCGGTGCCTGGAATACTGA
- the LOC131306676 gene encoding uncharacterized protein LOC131306676 isoform X5, translated as MMYSFIHCGHAAASNECDLMPPMHGFSCYKPVLGIEHKDMNYLIEFPTWWSFRFQNAAALDLRFVESEVCLGTMITE; from the exons ATGATGTACTCTTTTATTCACTGTGGGCATGCAGCAGCTTCAAATGAGTGTGATTTAATGCCGCCCATGCATGGATTCTCATGCTATAAACCT GTACTTGGGATTGAACACAAGGACATGAACTATTTGATAGAATTCCCCA CTTGGTggtcattcagatttcagaatGCTGCTGCCCTGGATCTTAGATTCGTGGAATCAGAAGTTTGCCTTG GAACCATGATCACTGAATAA
- the LOC131306676 gene encoding uncharacterized protein LOC131306676 isoform X4, with protein sequence MRDGYIDREMDIFMDLNSKNEAQLERSVFLRVVAPSVLGIEHKDMNYLIEFPTWWSFRFQNAAALDLRFVESEVCLGTMITE encoded by the exons ATGAGAGATGGATATATAGATAGAGAGATGGATATATTCATGGATTTGAACTCAAAGAATGAGGCTCAATTGGAGAGAAGTGTGTTTCTAAGGGTGGTTGCTCCTTCG GTACTTGGGATTGAACACAAGGACATGAACTATTTGATAGAATTCCCCA CTTGGTggtcattcagatttcagaatGCTGCTGCCCTGGATCTTAGATTCGTGGAATCAGAAGTTTGCCTTG GAACCATGATCACTGAATAA